In Odocoileus virginianus isolate 20LAN1187 ecotype Illinois chromosome 12, Ovbor_1.2, whole genome shotgun sequence, the DNA window GGGTGGTAGATAGCAAAGTCCAAGCTGGGGACTGGAGTCCAAGGGGCCAGCCATCGGATGTGCCCACCGAGTTCTGGGACAAGAACAACAGAAAGGCCTGGCCGCTCGGGACCAAAGGCGCCCAGTGCCAGGCGCTGCCCACCCGCCGCCCCGGCCCGGCTCTGACCTCGGGTCTCAGGCACGCTGGGCGCGGGCAGGGGCACGGCCGTGGGGTCCTGGGAGTCGCTCGCCACCCTCTGCCCAGCGCACAtggacttgagcatctggaagacGGCGAGGGGCGCCACGTTCAGCTTCAGCAGGTCCACCAGGATCCTGGCGAGAACACACGCGGTGGCAGTGAGCTCTCCTCGCCCGGGCCGGCCGCCCCGGGGGACCCCGACTCCCCTGGGCGCTCACTTGAACACGTCGGGGTCCATGGCGCCGCCCGCAGCCTGCGCCAGCTCGAACAGCTCCATCTCCTCGGCGCTCAGCACCTTTTTCCGCCGCAGCGCCAGCTTTTGCAAGGCCGCCTCCAGTCCCGGGGGCGCCCCCGGCCCGGGGCCCGGCCCCGCGCCCGCGGCCGCCATCTGCGGAACCGTGGAGGGTGCGCGCCGCCCGGTCCCCGCCGCGCCCCCCTACCGGCCCGCCACGTGCCCCGCCGTCCGGTGCTCGGGCCCGGGCGGCGGCGGAAGTGCGGAGCACCCGCCCCTTAGCGACTGGGCCCCCGCGCGCGCCCAGCAGGAAGCCTGCACGCAGAGCCCCGCGGTCGCCCAATAAACGCCAGCCAGGCCGGCGCGCGGCTCTCCCGCGCCGCCCCCCGATAGGGGGCGCGCCTGTAGGCCCTAAACTTAACGCGAGGCCGCTTCTCTTGCGCACGCGCGGTCCTTGCCGCTAGGCTCCCCgctgcgcgcgcgcgcgcgttgCGAGGCGGGCCTCCCATAAACCCGCGGAAGGGGGGGTGGGGCTTGGCTTTGCGCACGCGCTTTTGACCGCGTCCGCCCGGGGGACGCGACGCGCGCAGCTTGATGACGACATTTCAGCGCCGAGTCGCCGAATGGCTGCCTCCGTCCCTGAAGTGGGCGACGCTGCGGGTTCCTCAGGTGAGTGGTGGCAGTAGCGCGCCGTCGGGACCAGTGTCCTGGCGGCCGCCCCAAACCTCTGCAGATGTCGGGTCCGCGCGAGGCCCGGGCATCGGACCGGGGCGTCGAGTGCCGCGCCGCGCCCTCCCTCCGCCTTCCCGCGCGCCTCACGAGCCTCGCTCAGGCGGGCGCCGGGTTAACGTTCCTGCGCGCGGTGGGGGACCGACAGCCTGGGACTCCCCGGCGAGCGCTGAGCGCTGTGGGGGGCGCGGGGGTGGGTCTCGGCCTGACGCCCACCCCCGCCACGGGTGTGCTGGCCTTGGGGAGCCGCGGCTTCCGAGGGTCGCCGGGTAGTGGCGAGCTGCAGACGGGAGGGCTTGCTCGTTGCGCGGCCGGAGGAACGCCCCGACGAGATGGGCGCCGCCAGGGCTGCGGTTCCAGGAGAGACCCCGAAGCCGGGTCGGAAGGCACTCCTGAAGGCAGCGGGTGTGGAGGTGGCGGGGTGAAGTGGAGGGGGGCGCCCAGAGCAGGCGGCGCGGTGGGAGAACCGGGACGCTGCCGTCTCCCCGAAATTCCGCAGTTAGGCGCCTCGGGCTCACTCAGCCGCTAACTCTGCCAACTTTCTCCCAGGAAGGAGCAGCTTTCACCTCGTCATCTCTGAAGCTCTGCCCTTGGCCCGCAGTACAGGGTTTTATGCCGCTTTGATCGTTTCGGAGTAGTGCACGGTGTTCTCTGGACCGCTTGGTTCAGGACTGGAGCATTTTAAGTCATCCTTAAAACTGAAGCGAATGTTTAGTTTAATTAGGAGTTGAGCAGACTCAGTGTTGCTGGACCCAAGATTTGACTATTCACAGCCCAATAGCGGGTACTCCAAAGGCAAGtgtcaagagaaaagaaaggttgTTTTAATCAGAAAGCTGGAGCAGCCAGACCGGTATCCCAGAGGCGACTCTGAAGATTATGCGCCACAGTGACAGTTTTTAAAGggataaggggaaagaatctcaGAGTCATTGCGGCCGGACGTCAGGCTCTGCATCACTTTCCGTCTCGTGCAGGCTGGCAGTCTCCTCGTGGTCGTTTTTCAGCTGTTGTCTTGCCTGCTAATCTGCAGGATTGCCAGGAGGGATCCTGGGGGCAGAGAGCTGgtcattctttttcattcctaCCTTTTTTTAATCTAGGAAAAGTATCAACAAGTTAGGCAGGATTTTGTGGGCATTCAGTAGACCCTGAGTCAGGAGTTAGGTTAAATGCCACCAGGTCACCTCATTTCTACAAGGTTTGAGCAAGACAGAAATTGGCAGACAGGAAAGGGCGAAGGATCCCCCGGCCAATGCTCCATTTCTGTGGGACTGGGGGCAAAAGCCTGTCTTCTGAAACTTCTTCCTGTGGACATAGGGCACCGTATTCTTTGAGTGGAAGATGTGGGTGTGAGTCTGTAGCATCTTCTTGCTGACAGTTTTAGTCTGTTTACATATACGAGCAGAGCAAGCTACAATTACTTTGATGGCCACAGAGACAGGTTATGAAGAAGAGCAGCACCAGTCCCACTGTCTCAAGGCCGGTTCTCAGAACTGCTGGCTGTGGGTGGAGCGCCTTATGTCACGGCTGCAGTCCGGTCATTGCGCAGCTGGCTGTCTTCCTTTGCTGGCAGTTGTAGCATCTATAAACAACTCAGGAGTGTGCATCAGAGTTTCCTGACCATCAGCTGCTTCTTCTGGCTGTTTTGTGCTCTGGGGGGGCCAGGCAGACTTCAGCTTTTCTACAGACAGGGGTGGGGGACATCTGCTGGGGATGGGGGTGTCCAGCACCCTTGGTCTCACAGGAAGGTGTTCGTAATGTCCAGGGGCAGAGATGCCCACCCAGCCTCTCTATCCACGTAGTCTGCCTGCCAGCTGCCCCCTCAGCGTTGTTCCTTGGCTGTGGGCAGAGCTGTGCCAGGAGAGCCGTCAAGGGACGCAGAGGCTCTGACTCTGCTCGCTCTGGGTGTTTTCAGGTTCTGCCCCGCAGGCACAGGGAGTGGGAGTCTGGAGAGCTGCCCCTGATTTTCTAGTGGCTGTTCAGAGGCTCTGCTGGTGAAGTGTGCTCGTCCCTCCTCGCTCCTTCCTCAGAGGGCGCAGGTAGGACAGAGGCGGTGCACCCGCCTTTCTCTAGAGAGCGGTGAGGAGGCTcacctgcctcctcctgcctggCCCTGAGGAGTAAGTGAGGCGCGGATGGCGAGCTGCTGGAACTAGGCCTGGCGCGGGGCGCATGCCCCGCTTTACCACAGGCTCCCCCCGCGGTTCTGGCTCTGAGGCTCCCGCTGGCCTGCACGTGCACAGCACTTCTGCAGAACGTGCGCCTGGGTTGTGCTTCGTGAAGTGCTGCGGTGCCTTGTTGAGACTCCATCTCTGTCTGCAGTGGTCCCCTAAGACGGTCGCTCCGGACCCTGCGAGGCAGGCTGCCATGGCGTTCCCCCACCTGCAGCAGCCCAGCTTCCTGCTGGTAAGTGTCCGCTGCCCGCCGAGGGCCCACGGGACAGGAGAGCTCTGGGACTGGAGAGCTCTGCAGTGTGTGCTTTTTGGGGTGCTGTGCTGGAAAGCATGGACTCCCGTTAGGATCCTCAGGCTCGAGTGTGTGCTGGTGTGTGCTGGTTTTTTATGCAGCCACTGAgccccagttttctcatttacaaGAAGGGGTCATAGAAGTGTCGGTTCCCCGGTCTTCccggctgggggaggggcaagggAGGAGAATGGACACCTGTGTCTTCACGTCTCGTAAATCCTTACACGAAAGCGAGGTGTTCTAATGACCTTAACTGCCATTGGTGAAACCTGGAAGGTCCCTGCTCTGCTGGGGCACCAGGCCTGCACCTTCCTGTGGATGTTGCTCTGGGCGGAGGGTCCTCTTGGTGCCCCCCGAAAGCCAGCAGATCCAGCCCCAGCCTGCACAGCGGGGTCTTGCATCTGACAGAGACGCTGtgggccccaccctcatggaGATGGCCAGGGCCTTGCATTTCCTGGGCGAAGCCTGGCCTTGCCTGCTGACCTTTATCCGTGCACATAGGGCCCTTCTTTTCTCTGGTCGGGATGACACGAGCCTTCTGTGTCTGACTCCCGCCTGTCACTTGGACTTCCGGTCTGACTTCCAGCAGGGTGCTCAACCCTGTTCTGGTTGGCTCTGTCTCCTAGGCCAGCCTGAAAGCCGACTCTATAAACAAGCCTTTTGCACAGCGCTGCCAAGACTTGGTTAAAGTCATCGAGGACTTTCCAGCAAAGGTAAGGCTTTGCTGTCTGTTTTCTATGGGGGTGTGTCCCACATGCTCCCAGAGGAGGGTCTATaagcccctctcccacctccgaGCGCTGCCTGCGGAAGCCTGACGCGGGGTGTAACTCATGTCTGTGACGTGTAAATGAGAGCACGTAGATTGGGGTTTCTCAGCTGTGGTCCCACAGGGGCCGTTGGCAGTGTCTGGAAGCGGTTATAGTTGTCACACGGGCGTCCCTCCCCACACCTGCCCATGCCGTGTCTAGCACAGAGGTCAGCCGTGCGGTGTTGAGCCAGACATGCAGTAGCCACGTCACCATGGCTGCCCAAGACGGGGCAGCAGGTCCTGGGTGCAGGCCCAGCTGGGAGGCGGGCAGGGTCCCCTGGAGAGCCTGCTCCGAGCGCCCACGCCGCTGCAGGAGCTGCACGCTGTGTTCCCGTGGCTGGTCGAGAGCGTTTTCGGTAGCCTGGACGGCGTCCTGCCCGGCTGGAACCTGCGCTGCCTGCAGGGCCGCGTGAGCCCCGTGGAGCACAGCGTCGCCTTGGAGTTCCTGGACCCTGGGTAGGTCGTCTTGCCTACACGGGGCCGGACGTTCTCGGGGAGTCCTGTCTGGTTTGCCACTCACTTCCCTGTTTCTGTCGTTCGCGTTCAGAGGCCCAATGATGAAACTGGTGTATAAACTTCAGGCCGAAGACTATAAGTTTGATTTTCCTGTCTCCTACCTGCCCGTAAGTAAGCCACAGCGGTGAAGGTGGGCTCGTGGCCATGGTGCTGGCAGCGGACAGGGGCCTGAAGGGTTGTCACAGTGGCCAGAGCACCCTGGTGTCTGGCCCCGGAGGCATCACCAATTGGAACTTCACCAGCTCCTTCTTTCCCAGAGGTGATCTGAACCCTGCCAGTGGGAAGGCCCAGTGGCCTCCTGCTGAGTGGCAGGGCATGTGCCTAGAGGCTTTTTATTGAGTCTGCAGTTCTGTGGGGCGAGTTAAATGCAGGTTGGCTCACAGGGCTCAGAAGCACAACAGATGGGATCCATCGCATGCCTGGCTGGGCCAAGATGCGCCCTGCTGCAGCGGGCCTGGTGGGGACGCAGGAGAGTGCGTGACAGGCAGGGGACAGCGCAGTTCCCCTGCTGGGGTCAGGGCTGGGCTCCACCACGGCCTCCTCAGGCCACGCCTGTGTCTGCAGGGGCCCGTGAAGGCGTCCATCCAGGAGCGCGCGCTTCCCGACAGCCCCTTGTACCACAACAAGGTGCAGCTGCCGCCCGCCGGAGGCCTCGGCCTGTACCTGGCCCTCAGTATCCTTTGTCGGccgcgggggggggggcgggggggggggggagggaggcagccggccgcggggggggggggggggggggggggcccgcCCTGCCGTTTGTCCCCTGACGCGGCCTTCAGACCCCTTCGAGTACTACATGTTTTTCTTTGCGTTGAGCCTCATCACTCAGAAGGTAAGGAGGGCTGAAGCcccctgggggcggggcaggggtgcCCCTCAGGGCTCTTGTCCAGTTAGGCTGGGCCGGCCGCCTCCTGGTCCCCTTTGCGCCCGCAGCCTTCACCCTTCAGGCCACCCTCACTGAGCCAGGGTGACGGGCTGGGACGGGCGGGCGCCCCGAGTGCTGGTCTGGGGGGCTTCCTGCAGGGGGTGCCTtctgggcaggggcggggcgggggcagggcgggCCCCGCCCTGGGTGATTGGGACCCTCAGGGGCAGGGCCTGAGCCCGTGGGGGCGGGGTCCTCAGGGGCAGGGCCTGAGCCCGTGGGGGCGGGGTCAGCCCCCCGGGGGCGGGGTCCTCAGCCACGCTCCCGGGGCTCTGCTTCCAGCCGCCCCCTGGGGCCCTCCACGTCCGCACCTCCGACTGCGCCTACTTCATCCTGGTGGACAGGTACCTGGCCTGGTTTCTGCCCACGGAAGGCAGCGTGCTGCCAcccctctcctccagcccagggGGGCCCAGCCCCGCGCCGGCTCCCAGGTGAGACTTCCGGCCAGGGCCCAGGTGCCCGCGCACACCACCAGGTGCCGGTGGTCCTTCCTCCTGGTGGAGCATTGCCCACCAGGGACGGTGGTGGTGCCTTGCGTGCAGAGCGCTCAGCTTTGTCTGCGGCCTGAGGCTCTGCGACCCAGCTGCCCTGGTGCGGGCTGGAGGGCTGGTGGGGGCTTCCCTTAAGTGGCAGGTTCTTTGGCCTCAGGAAAGGGCCTGGGCCGTGTTCTGCGTGTGGCCGCCCTCTCCGCACAGGGCACCCGAGCCCAGGCTGGGCCAAGAGCAGCTGGCAAGGGACTTGGAGCTGGGGATGGCCGACGGCCCCAGCCGTGGAGGACGGGGGCGCTGGGCTGCGGGGGCCGGGCGCTTGGGCAGAGCCCTGGGCCTTGCCAGCCCACCTCCTTCCCTGGAGGCTGCAGGCTCTCTCCTGCAGAGCCCCCGCCCTCTGGCACGTGCTGGGTCACCCTGCACTTGCGTGGCAGGGCCCCCGAGGATGGGACAGGACAGGCGGGGGGTGTGGAGCGGGGGCTGGGGGGGCATTCACAGCCCCAGAGAGGCTTCAGCTGCCAGGTGGATTCTGGGCCGGATTTGGCTCACTCCTTCTAAGATATGATTTCAGGGTTTACAAGTTGCTACATGTAACAGAACTTTCACAGGCCCTTCACCCGCCTGATTTCCGAGTTGTCTTAATCTGCGaatctgtgtgtgttttcttgaGCTGTTTGAACAAGTTACAGACACGTGGCTGTCACACCTTAACTCATGAGTGTTTTCAGAAACCTGTGGTCTCTTCGACCTTCCTGCAGAGTAGGGCCCGCCAGCCCGGCCCCACACCCGCCTTGGGCTTTAGCAGTCTCCTGCCTCCTGCTCGCGGCTGTCTCTCCATAGTCCAGAGGGTCCCGACCCCAATGGCGGTGTGTGCCGCGCCCTTGCCCCTCAGGTGTACCCCACGATTAGATGCTGGCCTGGCTGAGGGATGCCGCGGCCCTCCTCCGGGGAAGGTGGATAAGTGCCTGGGTCTCAGGTAACGAACCTGGGGGACCTAGTGGGCAGCGTCTGTGTCCCTTGCGGTCCTCGGCCAAGCCTGTTGTGGACAAGCAGTGCCAGCTGACGCTCCTCCGGTCTTCCCCCCTCACTCCTTGGGCCGGCCCTGAAGGCAGCGTCCTCCCTTTGTTCACACACGGCGGCATGACTGGACCTGCCCCTGCCGTCCCAGgtggcccgccccgccccgcagcCATCCCGacactctctgtgtctgtctgtctgtccccagGACACCGGCCGTGCCCTTTGCCTCCTACGGCT includes these proteins:
- the LOC110143742 gene encoding mitotic-spindle organizing protein 2 isoform X2 produces the protein MAAAGAGPGPGPGAPPGLEAALQKLALRRKKVLSAEEMELFELAQAAGGAMDPDVFKILVDLLKLNVAPLAVFQMLKSMCAGQRVASDSQDPTAVPLPAPSVPETRGRNKGGGALGGGTALAERSSREGPSQRMPRQPSASRLPKGGGPGRSPPRSGS